A single region of the Variovorax paradoxus genome encodes:
- a CDS encoding type II secretion system F family protein, with amino-acid sequence MTFTTNQLAIISLALLALGLMTGAGALIAADLRRSRSGKVIGRAIQQVTTAPVESAASAGAADVFNAPAKPDIELPFHWLDSRIGRALVANEDRNLIDQCGFSSKRAQLVFLVTRIFFTFLLPFAAYVLWSAGRPQRTVTIVLAAAFVIGFMAPKWVLGRIAAKRRERVNQELPLFIDLLRLLQGVGLSLDQSLQIMASDFSHVLRVLGYELTFANNQYSRGRSREHSLQRLATLHKNENLRGLVSLLVQVDKHGGAVQEPLRVFSDRLREHRRSEMKERIGKITVKMTAVMVTTLLPALVIVTAGPAFLAIFRSLGAAAK; translated from the coding sequence ATGACCTTCACCACCAACCAGCTGGCGATCATCAGCCTGGCGCTGCTGGCCCTGGGCCTGATGACCGGTGCCGGCGCGCTGATCGCGGCCGACTTGCGGCGCTCGCGCAGCGGCAAGGTCATCGGCCGCGCCATCCAGCAGGTCACCACGGCGCCGGTCGAATCCGCGGCGTCCGCCGGTGCGGCCGACGTGTTCAACGCCCCGGCAAAGCCGGACATCGAGTTGCCGTTTCACTGGCTCGACTCGCGCATCGGCCGCGCGCTCGTGGCCAACGAGGACCGCAACCTCATCGATCAATGCGGCTTTTCCTCGAAGCGGGCGCAGCTGGTGTTTCTGGTGACCCGCATCTTCTTCACGTTCCTTCTTCCCTTTGCCGCCTATGTGCTGTGGAGCGCCGGCCGTCCGCAGCGTACTGTCACCATCGTGCTTGCCGCCGCGTTCGTCATCGGCTTCATGGCGCCCAAGTGGGTGCTCGGCCGCATTGCCGCCAAGCGCCGCGAGCGGGTGAACCAGGAGCTGCCGCTGTTCATCGACCTGCTTCGCCTGCTGCAAGGCGTGGGGCTGAGCCTGGACCAGAGCCTGCAGATCATGGCCAGCGACTTCTCGCACGTGCTGCGCGTGCTCGGCTACGAGCTGACCTTTGCCAACAACCAGTACAGCCGAGGCCGCAGCCGCGAACATTCGCTGCAGCGCCTTGCAACCTTGCACAAGAACGAGAACCTCCGCGGGCTCGTGTCCTTGCTGGTGCAGGTCGACAAGCACGGCGGCGCCGTGCAGGAGCCGCTGCGCGTCTTCAGCGACCGGCTGCGCGAACACCGGCGTTCCGAAATGAAGGAACGCATCGGAAAGATCACCGTGAAGATGACCGCCGTGATGGTGACCACGTTGCTGCCGGCGCTGGTCATCGTTACTGCGGGGCCAGCCTTTCTTGCCATCTTCCGTTCACTGGGAGCCGCCGCCAAATGA
- a CDS encoding tetratricopeptide repeat protein: MKPLDFCASPRPACRLLAIACAAAAALAVAGCAGPKDQYAASTDAQQRMAAEAAADTKAGAAVDTQATYLKLVEQMQKEDLWFASLAHIDALEQRWGVSPESTRTRAEALRQTGQTAAAEAAYKRLLATPLASAGYRGLGLLAGMRGNYAEAVQLLAQAQRRTPTDALLLSDLGYAHLGAGQIEEARLPLMQALQLRPDSTQAQANLALYLEVTNQPERAAALMDAHRMPQPTRLAVRQAALQMRASGKLPAPVAAAAAAGTRIDAAVAPLALKPSRWTGAGGMRTASQTNPSASAPEAPLSLNSTSRGTP, from the coding sequence ATGAAGCCACTCGACTTTTGCGCAAGCCCGCGCCCTGCTTGCCGCTTGCTGGCCATCGCCTGCGCCGCGGCCGCGGCCCTTGCCGTTGCCGGCTGCGCCGGCCCCAAGGACCAGTACGCCGCCAGCACCGATGCGCAGCAGCGCATGGCCGCCGAGGCCGCGGCGGACACCAAGGCCGGCGCGGCCGTGGACACGCAGGCCACCTATCTCAAGCTCGTCGAGCAGATGCAGAAGGAAGACCTGTGGTTTGCATCGCTCGCGCACATCGATGCGCTGGAACAGCGGTGGGGCGTGTCGCCCGAATCCACACGCACGCGCGCCGAGGCGCTGCGCCAGACCGGGCAGACCGCGGCTGCCGAAGCCGCCTACAAGCGCCTGTTGGCCACGCCACTGGCGAGCGCGGGCTACCGTGGACTGGGGCTCCTGGCGGGCATGCGCGGCAACTATGCCGAGGCGGTCCAGCTGCTTGCGCAAGCGCAGCGCCGCACCCCGACCGATGCGCTGCTGCTGAGCGATCTCGGCTATGCGCACCTGGGCGCCGGCCAGATCGAGGAAGCGCGGCTGCCGCTGATGCAGGCCCTGCAGTTGCGCCCTGACAGCACCCAGGCGCAAGCCAATCTCGCGCTCTATCTCGAAGTGACCAACCAGCCCGAGCGCGCGGCAGCGCTGATGGATGCCCACCGCATGCCCCAGCCGACACGCCTTGCCGTGCGCCAGGCCGCACTGCAGATGCGCGCCTCGGGCAAGCTGCCTGCACCGGTTGCTGCTGCCGCAGCGGCGGGAACTCGCATCGACGCTGCTGTGGCGCCCCTTGCGCTCAAGCCGTCCCGATGGACAGGCGCGGGCGGCATGAGAACCGCGAGCCAGACCAACCCTTCGGCCTCCGCACCTGAAGCGCCGCTTTCACTGAACTCGACCTCGCGAGGTACCCCATGA
- a CDS encoding DUF3613 domain-containing protein, which yields MNHQLAERIALTAALFFMATAVSAQAVPPASQPAEALKAQEAREVEAEAEAEEFESPPPLLMGDATQSLLAWQRSGEIASRTPRPIAGSIASRSYERYIKSFEHPIPEHLGSTVSKSKGGGGASSSAGR from the coding sequence ATGAACCACCAGCTTGCCGAGCGGATCGCGTTGACAGCCGCACTCTTCTTCATGGCGACCGCAGTCTCGGCGCAAGCCGTGCCGCCGGCGTCGCAACCCGCGGAGGCGCTGAAAGCGCAGGAGGCGCGGGAGGTCGAAGCCGAGGCCGAGGCCGAAGAGTTCGAATCGCCGCCGCCGCTGCTCATGGGCGACGCGACGCAGAGCCTGCTCGCCTGGCAACGCAGCGGAGAAATCGCCTCGCGCACACCCCGGCCCATTGCCGGCAGCATCGCCAGCCGCAGCTATGAGCGCTACATCAAGAGCTTCGAGCATCCGATTCCCGAGCACCTTGGCTCCACGGTGTCCAAGTCGAAGGGCGGCGGTGGCGCCTCCTCTTCCGCAGGCCGATAG
- a CDS encoding TadE/TadG family type IV pilus assembly protein: METRNHAKPGHAQHGVYAIEFAFVFLIIFALLYAVICYGFLLTMRMSLQNAAEDGARAGLRYQINLEARKTKANDIAVERSDWLPAGLKANRNVEARICLAGTDDCSQAAPPCGPEWNNRCQVVVTVAVSGIDTLFPAFPSFAVPTRIAGQASMLLDGRSL, encoded by the coding sequence ATGGAAACACGCAACCACGCAAAGCCCGGACACGCCCAACACGGCGTGTACGCGATCGAGTTTGCGTTCGTGTTCCTGATCATCTTTGCGCTGCTGTACGCGGTGATTTGCTATGGCTTCTTGTTGACGATGCGCATGAGCCTGCAGAACGCGGCGGAAGACGGTGCGCGTGCGGGGCTGCGTTATCAAATCAACCTTGAAGCCAGAAAAACCAAGGCAAACGACATTGCCGTAGAGCGCAGCGACTGGCTGCCCGCGGGCCTGAAAGCGAACCGGAATGTCGAGGCAAGAATCTGCCTGGCTGGAACGGACGACTGCTCGCAGGCGGCGCCCCCTTGCGGCCCGGAATGGAACAACCGGTGCCAGGTGGTCGTGACCGTCGCCGTCAGTGGGATAGACACGCTGTTTCCCGCGTTCCCGAGCTTTGCTGTCCCCACCAGGATCGCGGGCCAGGCCAGCATGCTGCTCGACGGGAGGTCGTTGTGA
- a CDS encoding TadE/TadG family type IV pilus assembly protein, translating to MARRQRGVAAIEFALVFGVLFLGIYGLVTFCGVLYVQQVVSRAAEDGARAAQSFRSDTPAVDLQTNVRTAVYRSLALSTITPASAGSAPSSKETWLRAKMASPEVTVSPGEIAVKVTYPYRENPLLPAVPLTGSWMPEHLLGKATAARSSS from the coding sequence ATGGCTCGCCGCCAGCGAGGCGTTGCCGCCATCGAGTTTGCACTCGTCTTCGGTGTTCTGTTCCTCGGCATCTATGGCCTCGTGACGTTCTGCGGCGTTCTCTACGTTCAGCAAGTCGTCTCTCGCGCGGCAGAAGACGGCGCGAGAGCTGCTCAGTCTTTCCGCAGCGACACGCCGGCCGTAGACCTGCAAACGAATGTTCGAACGGCGGTCTATCGGTCTCTGGCGCTCTCGACGATTACCCCCGCTTCCGCAGGCAGCGCGCCTTCTTCAAAAGAGACTTGGCTTCGGGCGAAGATGGCGTCCCCTGAAGTGACTGTTTCGCCTGGAGAAATCGCGGTGAAGGTGACATACCCCTACCGCGAAAACCCGCTGCTGCCGGCCGTTCCGCTGACCGGAAGCTGGATGCCCGAGCACCTGCTTGGCAAGGCCACGGCCGCCAGATCCTCGTCATAA
- a CDS encoding TadG family pilus assembly protein, with translation MVITSVIALSLVVIVLVGVELGYMFFLKRELQKTADLAALAGAQALLPASCGEATTAAVANGGQNMPQLMAPITAAEVQCGNWDPTLRPAPLHFGTPESGQILNAVRVTLTRTAPPLLPNLPGNQSSAISVEALAAKKQPLASLSIRSTIAAIDPQRSSILNALFGGMLGGAVDVSVGGWQGLLDTNIKLLDFLDQLKLDLNINAANYDEVLGTNVNAGILLQSMITVMERGGTSTSIAVQTLQQLLTASAGSPQPLTVGELLNIATGTEAAGLQSDLQLFQLVQGVVQLANGKNALAADLPVNVPGVAGITAKVRAIEPPQVSAVGDPSLIDASLGVNDPNKIYVRTAQIRVLLSLNLSGLTDVVSNIALAAVQALAPIIGFLESVLTLNLQGLVVDLLQAALGCGNFLQPACPPQKIVYTTALQSPIDISISAGNGSALITDHDCGTEDAKSLVVQADTNVVRLHVGKISNAFSTSLPVHADPIELLEIGYREAKFDTCPPLGLGECQGKKWRTVSGAYVDDETSAQKTIIAGLGLAINPPSSGGGATSNTLTYAAPAAANLPEIDAPPYDGVGPDPSFQPISEQALVQSLGSQLAGIDTKPYKSDTTGILGPLLNGTLTLVSGLLNTIQTIITDALFPLLDPAVNLLLDLLGIDLAKAEVGARLSCNRGAELVY, from the coding sequence GTGGTCATCACTTCGGTCATCGCGTTGAGCCTTGTGGTCATCGTGCTTGTCGGCGTTGAGTTGGGCTACATGTTCTTTCTGAAACGCGAGCTTCAGAAGACTGCCGATCTTGCTGCGCTGGCGGGTGCGCAGGCCTTGCTACCCGCAAGCTGCGGCGAGGCAACAACCGCAGCAGTTGCGAACGGCGGGCAAAACATGCCCCAACTGATGGCGCCGATCACAGCAGCAGAAGTCCAATGCGGCAACTGGGACCCGACCTTGCGCCCAGCGCCCCTTCACTTTGGCACACCCGAGAGCGGGCAGATCCTCAATGCCGTGCGCGTAACACTCACCAGGACCGCACCACCCCTGCTGCCGAATCTGCCGGGCAACCAGTCTTCTGCCATCAGCGTCGAAGCGCTCGCGGCCAAGAAACAGCCACTCGCTTCACTGAGTATCCGCAGCACGATCGCAGCCATCGACCCCCAGCGTTCGTCGATCTTGAACGCCCTCTTTGGCGGAATGCTCGGGGGTGCCGTCGATGTGTCTGTCGGCGGTTGGCAAGGTTTGCTCGACACCAATATCAAGCTGCTCGATTTCCTCGACCAGCTCAAGCTGGATCTCAACATCAATGCTGCCAACTACGACGAAGTGCTTGGCACCAATGTGAACGCCGGCATCCTTCTGCAGAGCATGATCACGGTCATGGAACGCGGGGGCACGAGCACCAGTATTGCGGTGCAGACGTTGCAGCAACTTCTGACAGCATCGGCCGGGTCGCCCCAGCCGCTCACCGTCGGTGAACTGCTGAACATTGCTACAGGCACGGAGGCCGCGGGATTGCAGTCCGACCTGCAGCTCTTTCAACTCGTTCAGGGTGTGGTGCAACTTGCGAATGGAAAGAACGCGCTGGCAGCCGATCTTCCGGTGAATGTTCCCGGGGTCGCCGGTATCACCGCCAAGGTTCGTGCGATCGAGCCACCGCAGGTTTCAGCGGTCGGGGATCCTTCCTTGATCGATGCAAGTCTGGGTGTGAACGATCCCAACAAGATTTATGTGCGGACGGCACAGATCAGAGTCCTGTTGTCTCTTAATCTAAGTGGACTGACTGATGTCGTCTCCAATATTGCATTGGCCGCCGTTCAGGCGTTGGCACCAATCATCGGGTTTCTTGAGAGCGTTTTAACTCTGAACCTGCAAGGCCTTGTCGTTGACCTTCTTCAAGCAGCGCTTGGCTGCGGGAATTTTTTGCAGCCTGCGTGTCCGCCGCAGAAGATCGTCTACACAACTGCACTGCAAAGTCCCATCGATATCAGCATAAGTGCCGGCAACGGCTCCGCTCTCATTACCGATCACGATTGTGGAACGGAGGACGCCAAGTCACTGGTTGTACAGGCAGACACGAACGTTGTCCGGCTACATGTTGGGAAAATTTCTAACGCATTTTCTACATCGCTGCCTGTCCATGCGGATCCAATTGAACTCCTTGAGATCGGTTATCGCGAAGCTAAGTTTGATACTTGTCCTCCCTTGGGCTTGGGCGAATGCCAGGGGAAAAAATGGAGGACCGTTAGCGGCGCTTATGTAGATGATGAAACGAGTGCCCAAAAAACCATCATCGCCGGCCTGGGACTAGCCATCAATCCACCGAGTAGCGGAGGAGGCGCGACTAGCAATACCCTGACTTATGCGGCACCGGCGGCTGCGAATTTGCCCGAGATTGACGCTCCACCTTACGATGGCGTCGGCCCTGATCCATCATTTCAGCCGATCAGCGAGCAGGCGCTAGTCCAGAGCCTAGGTTCTCAACTCGCTGGCATCGACACCAAGCCGTACAAGAGCGACACCACCGGCATCCTCGGACCGCTCCTCAACGGCACTTTGACCCTGGTGAGTGGCCTGCTCAACACCATACAGACCATCATCACGGATGCGCTCTTCCCATTGCTCGACCCCGCAGTCAACCTGCTTCTGGACTTGCTCGGCATCGATCTCGCGAAAGCCGAGGTCGGGGCTCGCCTTTCCTGCAACCGGGGTGCCGAGCTTGTCTATTGA
- a CDS encoding sigma 54-interacting transcriptional regulator, with protein sequence MSAPPNFDELDLFVWEGKADILDRIARCMASFDVEVIRADGMPAPQQERGTALRPSVAIISVTVIDSGALAHATELLQGMPVIWVAAASRERDSRTYPPEYLHVLPYDFTCAELRTMVAKLVRQLRARDVAPQAPDVLVAHSDAMKSLLAEVSAFADCNHSVLVRGETGVGKERIAQQLHLGHQHYSKGAFVAVNCGAIPDGLFESLFFGHTKGSFTGAVHAHRGYFEQATGGTLFLDEIGDLPKYQQVKLLRVLEDNAVTRLGATAPVRVDFRLVAATNRNLREMVASGEFRADLFYRLAVIELHVPSLEERGEIDKIAIFKALLANVLGDELEALGETPHWLSDAVAETYFPGNVRQLRNLAERVGVIARQLHAWDQNLIQRAIALTRGTPTPSPNAADRNGHGAGANGAALDASGDRKGWNGSERNRIIAALEINDWKRQDTAQHLGISRKVLWEKMRKYQILDGEPGIPEDA encoded by the coding sequence ATGAGCGCTCCTCCCAATTTCGACGAACTCGACCTCTTTGTCTGGGAAGGCAAGGCCGACATCCTCGACCGTATCGCGCGGTGCATGGCGAGCTTCGACGTGGAGGTGATCCGGGCCGACGGCATGCCGGCGCCGCAGCAGGAGCGCGGCACTGCGCTTCGGCCGTCGGTTGCCATCATCAGCGTCACGGTCATCGATAGCGGGGCGCTGGCCCATGCGACCGAATTGCTGCAGGGCATGCCGGTGATCTGGGTGGCGGCGGCTTCGCGCGAGCGCGACTCGCGCACTTACCCGCCGGAGTACCTGCACGTTCTGCCATATGACTTCACCTGTGCCGAGTTGCGCACCATGGTGGCAAAGCTGGTGCGGCAGCTGCGGGCGCGCGACGTGGCGCCGCAGGCGCCCGACGTGCTGGTGGCGCATTCGGACGCGATGAAATCACTGCTTGCCGAAGTGTCCGCCTTTGCCGATTGCAACCACAGCGTGCTGGTGCGCGGCGAAACAGGCGTAGGCAAGGAGCGCATTGCGCAGCAGCTGCACCTGGGGCACCAGCACTACAGCAAGGGCGCATTCGTGGCGGTGAACTGCGGCGCCATTCCCGACGGCCTGTTCGAGTCGCTTTTCTTCGGCCATACCAAGGGCTCGTTCACTGGCGCGGTGCATGCGCACCGCGGCTATTTCGAGCAGGCGACGGGCGGCACACTGTTTCTCGACGAGATCGGCGACCTGCCCAAGTACCAGCAGGTCAAGCTGCTGCGCGTGCTGGAAGACAACGCGGTCACGCGGCTGGGTGCCACGGCGCCGGTCCGGGTCGACTTTCGGCTGGTGGCCGCCACCAACCGCAACCTGCGCGAGATGGTCGCGAGCGGCGAGTTCCGCGCCGACCTGTTCTATCGGCTCGCGGTGATCGAGCTGCATGTGCCCAGCCTCGAAGAGCGCGGCGAGATCGACAAGATCGCGATCTTCAAGGCGCTGCTTGCCAATGTGCTGGGCGACGAGCTCGAGGCGCTGGGTGAAACGCCGCACTGGCTGAGCGATGCGGTGGCGGAAACGTACTTTCCCGGCAACGTGCGGCAGCTGCGCAACCTGGCCGAGCGGGTGGGCGTGATTGCGCGGCAGCTGCATGCATGGGACCAGAACCTGATCCAGCGCGCCATTGCACTGACGCGCGGCACGCCGACCCCCTCGCCCAACGCGGCAGACAGAAACGGCCACGGCGCAGGCGCCAACGGCGCGGCGCTCGACGCCAGCGGCGACCGCAAGGGATGGAACGGCAGCGAGCGCAACCGCATCATCGCGGCCCTGGAAATCAACGACTGGAAGCGCCAGGACACCGCGCAGCATCTGGGCATCAGCCGCAAGGTGCTGTGGGAAAAGATGCGCAAGTATCAAATCCTGGACGGAGAGCCAGGCATCCCCGAGGACGCCTGA
- a CDS encoding TolC family protein, whose protein sequence is MRGSKSAGPRRMGRGVLCAALCASFALPPGAAFAQEPPAQLVPARRLSTPSIGAASYAQRVKQALVALSQEYPEVQTAQAAANTSSFSVDAAKKARFPRFKMGTASGNYNSGAANAKTENYTVLTAEARVSLIDGGAMSAAVRAAEAGNQADDEAVVTTSQKVVLDALTAYLQVQRFDLKKQIARKSTEVVAELSKAEARRVALGAAGENDLNMAAARRASVAARESDFQAQRDEAVAKFNTYFKFTPNTDSLPVLAAPTFWRIASHEEALRRAEERSTEIAEAKGRVARAQALVDQQEASIYPTVDAVFVKSKDPRGVSPQDPTRAAFELNWNFGNGFDRQLRLKSALAEVANQEAKLEGVKLNLLELTSASWARTVSGRERERQLMEAVSTSGQAFRGRRRLMEFGRETLPAVLDAQLDYYNLLFDYVDAVFDLRISELRLARTTGELRIDPEASNAWIDRIFGPPSPPALSEDGLLTALCISSNASCASEPVVDRGAAAAAANPPLRRSARLAER, encoded by the coding sequence ATGAGGGGCAGCAAATCGGCAGGCCCGCGCCGCATGGGCCGCGGCGTTCTCTGCGCAGCGCTGTGCGCGAGCTTCGCGCTGCCGCCGGGCGCCGCCTTCGCGCAGGAGCCGCCCGCGCAGCTGGTGCCGGCACGCCGCCTTTCCACCCCGTCGATCGGCGCTGCAAGCTATGCCCAGCGTGTGAAGCAGGCGCTGGTCGCGCTCTCGCAGGAATACCCTGAAGTGCAGACTGCGCAGGCGGCCGCCAACACCAGCAGCTTCAGCGTGGACGCTGCCAAGAAGGCGCGCTTTCCGCGCTTCAAGATGGGCACCGCCTCGGGCAACTACAACAGCGGTGCGGCCAACGCCAAGACCGAGAACTACACCGTGCTGACCGCCGAGGCGCGCGTGAGCCTGATCGACGGCGGCGCCATGAGCGCCGCGGTGCGCGCGGCCGAAGCCGGCAACCAGGCGGACGACGAGGCGGTGGTGACCACGTCGCAGAAGGTGGTGCTCGATGCGCTGACCGCCTACCTGCAGGTGCAGCGCTTCGACCTGAAGAAGCAGATCGCACGCAAGTCCACCGAGGTGGTGGCCGAGCTGTCGAAGGCCGAGGCCCGGCGCGTTGCGCTCGGCGCCGCGGGCGAGAACGACCTGAACATGGCGGCCGCGCGCCGCGCCAGCGTAGCCGCGCGCGAATCCGACTTTCAGGCGCAGCGTGATGAGGCGGTGGCCAAGTTCAACACCTACTTCAAGTTCACGCCCAATACCGATTCGCTGCCCGTGCTCGCGGCACCCACGTTCTGGCGCATCGCTTCGCATGAAGAAGCCCTGCGCCGCGCCGAGGAGCGCAGCACCGAAATTGCCGAAGCCAAGGGCCGCGTCGCACGGGCCCAGGCGCTCGTCGACCAGCAGGAGGCCAGCATCTACCCGACCGTGGACGCGGTGTTCGTGAAAAGCAAGGACCCGCGCGGCGTGTCGCCGCAAGACCCGACGCGCGCGGCCTTCGAGCTGAACTGGAACTTCGGCAATGGCTTCGACCGCCAGTTGCGCCTGAAGTCCGCGCTGGCCGAGGTTGCCAACCAGGAAGCCAAGCTCGAAGGCGTGAAGCTGAATCTGCTGGAGCTCACATCGGCCTCATGGGCGCGCACTGTGTCGGGCCGAGAGCGCGAGCGCCAGCTGATGGAGGCCGTCAGCACATCGGGCCAGGCCTTCCGCGGCCGGCGCCGCCTGATGGAGTTCGGGCGCGAGACTTTGCCCGCCGTGCTCGACGCGCAGCTCGACTACTACAACCTGCTGTTCGACTATGTCGATGCCGTGTTCGACCTGCGCATTTCGGAGCTGCGCCTGGCGCGCACCACCGGCGAACTGCGCATCGACCCCGAAGCCAGCAACGCGTGGATCGACCGCATCTTCGGCCCGCCGAGCCCGCCGGCGCTGAGCGAGGACGGCCTGCTCACCGCGCTGTGCATTTCGAGCAACGCAAGCTGCGCCAGCGAACCCGTTGTCGATCGCGGCGCCGCCGCGGCAGCGGCAAACCCGCCGCTGCGCCGGAGCGCCCGCCTGGCGGAGCGCTGA
- a CDS encoding HlyD family type I secretion periplasmic adaptor subunit codes for MKSDLPQILQDEEHKRAAHASPEGRRRQWVIGGVVAVLAVVGLGFPMETVVVAPGRVIPSDRVKSIQHLEGGIVSNVLVKEGDRVKQGQSLVEIDLGGSGLNFEELTARHAATQATRIRLMAESRGKPLKRESFAADIDESVLDGETGAYEARALEQRGVMAGAVSGLEQARSKELEQQAKVKGLNDRLALMQKELEISEQLLAEKLVGQVEVLEKRRLVEGVRSELAAARQGAISASAVIAEAQAKMAEAEGRFRRRASDELATVERQFASLSEDLARARTQRSRTIVKAPADGIVKGLRSASPGWVIKPGEAIMEVVPDKDEVMIEARLNPNDRGFVEVGQAARVKITAYDYLRYGAIDGKVTLVAADADRDPAVANAAPYYRILVGTGQAYVGHQDNRVTAGMESEVDLKVGTDPFIWYILRPVLKLRREAFREP; via the coding sequence TTGAAATCAGATCTGCCGCAGATACTCCAGGACGAAGAGCACAAGCGCGCCGCGCATGCATCGCCGGAGGGCCGGCGCCGACAGTGGGTGATCGGCGGCGTGGTGGCCGTGCTGGCCGTCGTTGGCCTCGGCTTTCCGATGGAGACGGTGGTGGTGGCGCCCGGCCGCGTGATTCCGTCGGACCGCGTCAAGTCGATCCAGCATCTGGAAGGCGGCATTGTCAGCAACGTGCTGGTGAAGGAAGGCGACCGCGTGAAGCAGGGCCAGTCGCTGGTCGAGATCGACCTGGGCGGCAGCGGCCTTAATTTCGAGGAGCTCACTGCGCGCCACGCGGCCACGCAAGCCACCCGCATCCGCCTCATGGCCGAGAGCCGCGGCAAGCCGCTCAAGCGCGAGAGTTTCGCGGCCGACATCGACGAGAGCGTGCTCGACGGCGAAACCGGGGCGTATGAAGCACGCGCGCTCGAGCAGCGCGGCGTGATGGCCGGCGCGGTGTCGGGGCTGGAACAGGCGCGCAGCAAGGAGCTCGAACAGCAGGCCAAGGTCAAGGGCCTGAACGACCGCCTGGCGCTGATGCAGAAGGAACTCGAAATTTCGGAGCAGCTGCTGGCCGAAAAACTGGTCGGGCAGGTCGAGGTGCTCGAAAAGCGCAGGCTGGTCGAGGGGGTGCGAAGCGAGCTGGCCGCGGCACGCCAGGGCGCCATTTCCGCCAGTGCGGTCATTGCCGAGGCACAGGCCAAGATGGCCGAGGCCGAAGGGCGCTTCCGGCGCCGCGCCTCCGACGAACTGGCCACCGTGGAACGCCAGTTCGCAAGCCTGAGCGAAGACCTTGCGCGCGCGCGCACCCAGCGCTCCCGCACCATCGTCAAGGCGCCCGCCGACGGCATCGTCAAGGGCCTGCGCAGCGCCAGCCCCGGCTGGGTTATCAAGCCCGGCGAGGCCATCATGGAAGTGGTGCCCGACAAGGACGAGGTCATGATCGAGGCGCGCCTGAATCCGAACGACCGCGGCTTTGTCGAAGTGGGGCAGGCGGCGCGCGTGAAGATCACCGCCTACGACTACCTGCGCTACGGCGCCATCGACGGCAAGGTCACGCTGGTGGCCGCCGATGCCGACCGCGATCCGGCTGTTGCCAATGCAGCGCCTTACTACCGCATCCTGGTCGGCACCGGGCAGGCCTATGTGGGGCACCAGGACAACCGGGTCACCGCCGGCATGGAGTCCGAGGTCGACCTGAAGGTGGGAACCGATCCGTTCATCTGGTACATCCTTCGTCCCGTGCTCAAGCTTCGGCGCGAAGCGTTTCGCGAACCATGA